A genome region from Acidimicrobiales bacterium includes the following:
- a CDS encoding OsmC family protein, with translation MATTRNASTHWEGPLAEGSGQVTMKSSEIGTFDVSWPSRAEEPNGRTSPEELIAAAHSSCFSMALSAALGKAGNPPESLDTSAAVTFQPGEGITGIHITVRGKVPGISAEDFTEAAEGAKSNCPVSQALTGTTITLEATLA, from the coding sequence ATGGCCACCACCCGCAACGCATCCACCCACTGGGAAGGCCCGCTCGCCGAGGGCTCCGGTCAGGTCACCATGAAGTCCTCGGAGATCGGAACCTTCGACGTGTCGTGGCCGTCGAGGGCCGAGGAGCCCAACGGCCGCACCAGCCCCGAGGAGCTCATCGCCGCCGCCCACTCGTCGTGCTTCTCGATGGCCCTGTCGGCGGCGCTCGGCAAAGCCGGCAACCCGCCCGAATCGCTCGACACCTCGGCCGCGGTCACCTTCCAGCCCGGCGAGGGCATCACCGGCATCCACATCACGGTGCGGGGCAAGGTCCCGGGCATCTCCGCCGAGGACTTCACCGAAGCCGCCGAGGGCGCCAAGAGCAACTGTCCGGTCAGCCAGGCGCTCACCGGCACCACCATCACCCTCGAGGCCACCCTGGCCTGA
- the modA gene encoding molybdate ABC transporter substrate-binding protein, with product MNRRHAPPRVTRLVLGLLVAVLASCGAAEQSDAQPDTTITVAAASDLRFAFEDLGASFTDETGTEVTFSFGSSGLLREQIINGAPFDLFASANVEFVDAVIDAGRGQADTKATYAYGRLALWAPPGTPLPDAIEDLTDPRYSRIAIANPDHAPYGLAAEAALATSGILDDLRDRLVYGENISDTFRIAQSGNASVGIIALSLVIADGSDHTLVPDDLHDPLRQALVVTSTGEQGDAARAFAAYLDTPAGRETMASYGFVVPDDPEPDR from the coding sequence GTGAACCGACGCCACGCACCACCTCGTGTCACCAGACTGGTGCTCGGACTCCTGGTCGCCGTCCTGGCCTCGTGCGGCGCGGCCGAGCAGTCCGACGCGCAGCCCGACACCACGATCACCGTGGCCGCCGCGAGCGACCTGCGCTTCGCCTTCGAGGACCTGGGCGCCTCGTTCACCGACGAGACCGGCACCGAGGTCACCTTCTCGTTCGGGTCGTCCGGCCTGTTGCGCGAACAGATCATCAACGGCGCCCCGTTCGACCTGTTCGCCTCGGCCAACGTCGAGTTCGTCGACGCCGTCATCGACGCGGGTCGGGGCCAGGCCGACACCAAGGCGACCTACGCCTACGGGCGCCTGGCGCTCTGGGCCCCGCCGGGGACCCCCCTGCCCGACGCCATCGAGGACCTCACCGATCCGCGGTACTCGCGCATCGCCATCGCCAACCCCGACCACGCACCCTATGGCCTCGCCGCCGAGGCTGCTCTGGCCACGTCGGGCATCCTCGACGATCTCCGCGACCGGTTGGTCTATGGCGAGAACATCTCCGACACGTTCCGCATCGCCCAGAGCGGCAACGCGAGCGTGGGCATCATCGCCCTCTCACTGGTGATCGCCGACGGGAGCGACCACACGCTCGTCCCGGACGATCTCCACGACCCGCTCCGCCAAGCCCTGGTCGTCACCTCGACCGGGGAGCAGGGCGACGCCGCCCGGGCCTTCGCGGCCTACCTCGACACGCCTGCGGGGCGCGAGACCATGGCCTCCTACGGCTTCGTGGTGCCCGACGACCCCGAACCCGACCGGTGA
- the modB gene encoding molybdate ABC transporter permease subunit has protein sequence MADWFPLWLSLRVATTATLLACVFGVALAYVLAKGRFRGRGLLEAVVTIPIVLPPTVLGYYLLTTLGVNSPVGRGWEQVFGSPLVFTQAAAIVAATVSALPFVVRTSRAAIEDVDPRIEAAARVAGHPEWKVATLVTLPVARRGLTAGIALGFARALGDFGATIMVAGNIPQRTQTLPIAVYDAVQVGDQTTARTGSLVLAAIAIVVLLAISQYSTRPA, from the coding sequence ATGGCGGACTGGTTCCCCCTCTGGCTGTCGCTGCGGGTGGCGACCACCGCCACGCTGCTGGCGTGCGTGTTCGGTGTCGCGCTCGCCTACGTCCTGGCCAAGGGCCGGTTCCGGGGTCGGGGCCTGCTCGAGGCGGTCGTCACCATCCCCATCGTCCTCCCGCCCACGGTGCTCGGCTACTACCTGCTCACCACCCTCGGGGTGAACAGCCCCGTCGGTCGGGGCTGGGAGCAGGTGTTCGGCTCACCGCTGGTGTTCACCCAGGCCGCGGCGATCGTGGCGGCGACGGTGTCGGCGCTGCCCTTCGTCGTTCGCACCTCCCGGGCCGCGATCGAAGACGTCGATCCCCGGATCGAGGCGGCGGCGAGGGTCGCCGGACACCCCGAGTGGAAGGTGGCCACCCTGGTGACGCTGCCGGTCGCCCGGCGCGGGTTGACCGCGGGCATCGCCCTCGGCTTCGCCCGGGCCCTGGGCGACTTCGGTGCCACGATCATGGTTGCGGGCAACATCCCGCAGCGGACCCAGACCCTTCCCATCGCCGTGTACGACGCCGTCCAGGTCGGCGACCAGACCACGGCCCGGACCGGCTCGCTCGTGCTGGCGGCGATCGCCATCGTCGTGCTGCTGGCCATCTCCCAGTACTCCACGAGGCCGGCATGA
- a CDS encoding ATP-binding cassette domain-containing protein → MTVAVDCTTTVGPITVHARFTADTGITALFGPSGAGKSVTLATIAGLLRPTAGTVVLEGTTVADPAKRVHVPTQDRHLGMVFQEAALLPHRSPLDNVALAVSGSDNRAERREQARRWLDRVHASHLATVSTSGLSGGEQQRVALARALAGEPRTLLLDEPFTALDQPTRESLRELVASLVSETGTTALVVTHDIADIAALADRVVVYEPGRTIATHDLHRRRPDHHRELVELLGLGP, encoded by the coding sequence ATGACCGTCGCCGTCGATTGCACCACCACGGTCGGGCCCATCACCGTGCACGCCCGCTTCACCGCCGACACTGGGATCACCGCGCTGTTCGGCCCGTCCGGCGCGGGCAAGAGCGTGACCTTGGCGACGATCGCCGGACTGCTGCGCCCGACCGCGGGCACGGTGGTGCTCGAAGGGACCACGGTGGCCGATCCCGCGAAGCGTGTCCACGTCCCCACCCAGGACCGGCACCTCGGCATGGTGTTCCAGGAGGCAGCGCTGCTCCCCCACCGCAGCCCGCTCGACAACGTCGCCCTCGCGGTGTCGGGCAGCGACAACCGTGCCGAGCGCAGGGAGCAGGCCCGGCGATGGCTCGACCGGGTGCATGCCTCCCACCTCGCGACCGTGTCGACCAGCGGGCTCTCGGGCGGTGAGCAACAGCGCGTCGCCCTCGCCCGTGCACTGGCCGGCGAGCCCAGGACCCTCCTGCTCGACGAGCCGTTCACCGCCCTCGACCAGCCCACCCGCGAGTCGTTGCGCGAGCTGGTCGCCAGCCTGGTGAGCGAGACCGGCACCACCGCCCTCGTGGTCACCCACGACATCGCCGACATCGCCGCACTTGCCGACAGGGTCGTCGTCTACGAGCCGGGGCGGACCATCGCGACCCACGATCTGCACCGTCGACGGCCCGACCACCACCGGGAGCTGGTCGAGCTGCTCGGGCTCGGGCCCTGA
- a CDS encoding hemerythrin domain-containing protein, which yields MPDAATTPPATLDQRTAAQVKARRERLRSTEEHLASAAAAPFPGRLDLWWAGVANAATELASMFEHHVHDTEGTEGLFSEIEAAAPRLANDVSKLRSDHREIERALERLTASTPPRTPDEVSAAREAILQVLSRLARHRFAGSDLLYQAYQVDIGAMD from the coding sequence ATGCCCGATGCTGCAACCACCCCACCGGCAACACTCGACCAGCGCACCGCGGCCCAGGTCAAGGCGCGACGGGAACGGTTGCGGTCCACCGAGGAGCACCTGGCGTCGGCCGCGGCCGCTCCGTTCCCCGGCCGGCTCGACCTGTGGTGGGCGGGGGTGGCCAATGCCGCCACCGAGCTCGCATCGATGTTCGAGCACCACGTCCACGACACCGAAGGCACCGAAGGCCTGTTCTCCGAGATCGAGGCCGCGGCCCCCCGCCTGGCCAACGACGTGTCCAAGCTCCGCTCCGACCACCGCGAGATCGAGCGCGCGCTCGAGAGGTTGACCGCGTCGACGCCGCCACGGACTCCGGACGAGGTCTCCGCGGCGCGCGAGGCGATCCTGCAGGTGCTCTCCCGGCTGGCCCGACATCGCTTCGCCGGGTCCGATCTGCTCTACCAGGCCTACCAGGTCGACATCGGCGCCATGGACTGA